In one window of Meleagris gallopavo isolate NT-WF06-2002-E0010 breed Aviagen turkey brand Nicholas breeding stock chromosome 4, Turkey_5.1, whole genome shotgun sequence DNA:
- the SRD5A3 gene encoding polyprenol reductase, with amino-acid sequence MRLFQAEFLGASLPPWIQIFHNAFGRDLQNQNAADSEVFSALLVLLLLWLHSFQRLAECLYTSVFSNGVIHIVQYCFGLGYYIAVGSTVLCQVPTNVRNGKGLSVQIFWFHIVGIVMYLWASFHQHRCLVILANLRKSKSGEVLSLNHSIPFGDWFERVSCPHYFAELLIYISMAITFGFHNVTWWFVVMYVFFNQTLAAVLCHEFYQEKFTTYPKHRKAFIPFIF; translated from the exons ATGAGGCTTTTTCAAGCTGAGTTCCTTGGAGCATCATTACCCCCATGGATTCAGATCTTCCATAATGCTTTTGGCAGAGATTTGCAGAACCAGAATGCGG cAGACAGTGAAGTCTTCTCTGCACTCTTGGTTCTCctgctcctttggctgcatAGCTTTCAAAGACTTGCAGAATGCCTCTATACCAGCGTGTTTTCCAATGGTGTCATCCACATTGTGCAGTATTGCTTTGGACTTGGTTACTACATTGCTGTTGGCTCAACTGTGCTATGTCAAGTGCCTACTAATGTTAGGAACG GAAAAGGACTTTCAGTGCAGATCTTCTGGTTTCACATCGTAGGGATTGTGATGTACCTTTGGGCCTCTTTTCACCAGCACAGATGTCTTGTGATTTTAGCTAATCTTAGAAAAAGTAAATCAG GAGAAGTTTTAAGTCTGAACCACAGTATACCTTTTGGAGACTGGTTTGAAAGAGTTTCTTGCCCTCATTATTTTGCAGAACTACTCATCTATATATCTATGGCCATCACATTTGGATTTCACAATGTGACGTGGTGGTTCGTAGTgatgtatgttttttttaaccagaCACTGGCTGCTGTTTTGTGTCATGAGTtctatcaggaaaaatttaCCACCTACCCAAAGCATCGAAAAGCATTTAtaccatttattttttag